One stretch of Brevibacillus laterosporus DNA includes these proteins:
- a CDS encoding AAA family ATPase, producing the protein MSREILYGVVPAVIVFLLFLGINIGPFLLFGAILVGTYFLFSKQGGMQFGSGKSKSGSQVVKKSNITFADIGGQQRAKKEIKEALDFLLHKDAIAQYGIRPLKGVLLTGPPGTGKTLMAKAAANYTNSAFVAASGSQFVEMYVGVGAQRVRDLFKEVRALAEKNNQDSGIIFIDEIDVIGGKRDGQQQREYDQTLNQLLTEMDGMATSEKPRILIMAATNRKDMLDAALLRPGRFDRHIQVDLPDKPAREQILTIHTENKPLALDVKLEKVAQETFGFSGAQLESVCNEAAIYAMRDKTDKVMQSHFSLAIDKVMMGEMTDREAPQEEKERVAIHELGHAIVSERVRPGSVSQVTLTPRGQALGYVRQNPMDDHYLYTRDYMEGQIMVCLAGAISEEIYYGGRSTGSKNDFEQALQMAQEIVQSGMSKLGIINMQYVDKNAVHQEVHSIIEGLLEKTSSLLSEHDTVYRYSLQVLLEAEVLSGDQFREKLAELDTVVA; encoded by the coding sequence GTGAGTAGAGAGATATTGTATGGTGTAGTGCCAGCGGTTATCGTTTTCTTGCTGTTTCTGGGCATTAATATTGGACCATTTTTGCTATTTGGGGCCATTTTAGTAGGTACGTACTTCTTGTTTTCCAAACAAGGTGGCATGCAGTTTGGTTCAGGAAAAAGTAAAAGTGGCAGTCAAGTTGTGAAAAAATCCAATATTACCTTTGCCGATATCGGAGGACAGCAACGGGCAAAAAAAGAAATAAAAGAAGCCCTAGATTTTTTATTGCATAAGGATGCGATTGCTCAATACGGGATTCGTCCATTAAAAGGTGTTCTGTTGACAGGACCTCCTGGAACAGGTAAAACGTTAATGGCAAAAGCTGCAGCCAATTACACAAACTCTGCGTTTGTTGCCGCTTCAGGCTCACAATTTGTAGAGATGTATGTAGGGGTTGGGGCGCAGCGTGTACGCGATTTATTTAAAGAAGTGCGTGCGTTAGCTGAGAAAAACAATCAAGATAGCGGGATTATTTTTATTGACGAAATTGATGTTATCGGTGGAAAGCGGGATGGTCAGCAACAACGAGAATATGATCAAACCTTAAACCAACTGTTGACTGAAATGGACGGTATGGCAACAAGTGAAAAACCGCGCATACTCATCATGGCGGCAACGAACCGTAAAGACATGCTGGATGCTGCATTATTGCGTCCTGGTCGTTTTGATCGACACATTCAGGTTGATTTGCCAGATAAGCCAGCCCGTGAACAAATTTTAACCATTCACACGGAAAATAAACCACTCGCACTTGATGTAAAATTAGAGAAAGTGGCGCAAGAGACATTCGGTTTTTCTGGTGCCCAACTAGAAAGTGTTTGCAATGAAGCTGCCATTTACGCGATGCGTGACAAAACAGATAAAGTAATGCAAAGTCATTTCTCGCTTGCCATAGATAAGGTTATGATGGGGGAAATGACGGATCGCGAGGCACCACAGGAAGAAAAAGAACGGGTAGCGATTCATGAATTGGGACATGCTATTGTAAGTGAGCGAGTACGTCCAGGCTCTGTGTCCCAGGTAACATTAACCCCTCGGGGACAAGCATTAGGTTATGTTCGTCAAAACCCGATGGATGATCACTACCTATATACCCGTGATTATATGGAAGGGCAGATTATGGTCTGTCTGGCGGGCGCAATCTCCGAAGAAATTTATTATGGTGGACGCAGTACAGGATCTAAGAATGATTTTGAACAAGCACTACAAATGGCGCAAGAGATTGTCCAAAGCGGAATGTCCAAATTAGGGATTATTAATATGCAATATGTGGATAAAAACGCAGTTCATCAAGAAGTGCATTCCATTATTGAAGGATTACTTGAAAAAACAAGTTCTTTGTTGAGTGAACACGATACAGTTTATCGCTATAGCCTACAGGTGTTGTTGGAGGCTGAAGTATTAAGCGGTGATCAATTTCGTGAGAAGCTGGCAGAATTAGATACAGTTGTTGCCTGA
- a CDS encoding WIAG-tail domain, translating into MTKQTPKKLKNLKNVKNLKRKNRALLELDALDTALRKKWIDDSSDIYYQEETSTALSEDEMETMLQESLQMSSSASSRPKRKQRRGRKEKRKKKEKKKEERKASPFSKHNSSYSPLRLVTSTNTSQNQYQFIKKYTEEKKNESDGSIYYRVPSFYEESTSKLALLKENNQFFSHHDQGTQYVCAMPETLVWSDHDLQPFSVHTRHLQDYLITQKKIGDKQITSNKLADGSVTEDKLATRSVQSNHFQVSLVHAPHQLERIKLQQSGKENFTLQQGRVRTTMTIELSEPFLQADYVFVATTSVPFCFAVVQNKETNRITVEIARQIANQDVSGQVDWIAVGEKVQNQGVLEI; encoded by the coding sequence ATGACTAAACAAACCCCAAAAAAGCTAAAGAATCTAAAGAATGTAAAGAATCTAAAGAGAAAAAACAGAGCTCTTCTAGAGCTAGATGCTCTGGATACAGCATTGCGCAAAAAATGGATTGATGACAGTTCAGATATCTACTACCAAGAGGAAACCTCCACAGCACTGTCGGAAGATGAAATGGAAACGATGCTACAGGAGTCTTTGCAAATGTCATCCAGTGCAAGCTCCCGTCCCAAAAGAAAGCAACGTAGGGGGCGGAAAGAAAAGAGAAAGAAAAAAGAAAAGAAAAAAGAAGAGAGAAAAGCCTCTCCCTTTTCTAAGCATAATTCGTCTTACTCGCCACTTAGATTGGTAACATCGACAAATACCTCACAAAATCAGTACCAATTTATAAAAAAATATACCGAGGAGAAAAAAAACGAAAGTGATGGCTCGATATATTATAGAGTGCCATCCTTCTATGAAGAGAGCACTAGCAAGCTGGCTTTATTAAAAGAAAATAATCAGTTTTTTTCTCATCATGATCAAGGGACGCAGTATGTATGTGCAATGCCAGAAACTCTGGTCTGGTCTGATCATGATTTGCAGCCATTCTCCGTACACACGAGACATTTGCAAGATTATTTGATTACCCAAAAAAAAATCGGTGATAAGCAAATTACTTCAAATAAATTAGCAGATGGCTCGGTCACGGAAGACAAACTGGCAACTCGTAGTGTACAGAGTAATCACTTTCAGGTGTCATTGGTTCATGCTCCTCATCAGTTGGAACGAATTAAGCTGCAACAATCTGGTAAAGAAAATTTTACATTACAACAAGGTCGTGTGAGAACAACCATGACGATCGAGCTGTCAGAACCATTTCTGCAGGCGGATTACGTATTTGTAGCAACCACGAGCGTGCCATTTTGTTTTGCCGTTGTACAGAATAAAGAGACAAATAGAATAACTGTTGAAATTGCACGCCAAATTGCTAATCAGGACGTCTCTGGACAGGTGGACTGGATTGCGGTGGGTGAAAAGGTGCAAAATCAGGGAGTTCTAGAGATTTGA
- a CDS encoding glycosyltransferase family 1 protein, producing MKILVIWRLLTVGGVNAGWRNRAIFFKKHGIETDFLYTTDLGGIHMMQDVAKVFLTTDSKEIIPIIRDSHYDAIIVVDTKEAYGWLRGAQYAGPVIIEARTPEIIKLAPHLSDFYGIQPVQIIVPSSYQKRVVSMLCDPVPITVIHNGVDTDLFQPISSQDSTKPLFCSRPKSKKIIGWIGRLDKRKNWKMLLKIAKLVKAERDDIEFWIIGGNKSVQKQNFSTKWHEKGLTDIVSWFPIVPYQQMPHVYSQIRESGGCTLATTRAESFGNTFIESMACGVPVVAASVSSIPEIIKHGETGRLYQENHVRGAVNQLYRLLDSQEMHQAMSQACTEHVAAHFDISICAKQYVDFLHQVVKKGGSDS from the coding sequence ATGAAAATACTAGTCATTTGGCGCCTTCTAACCGTTGGTGGAGTAAATGCTGGTTGGCGCAACCGAGCCATTTTTTTCAAAAAGCATGGAATAGAAACCGATTTTTTATACACAACTGATCTAGGTGGCATACACATGATGCAGGATGTTGCTAAGGTTTTCCTCACTACTGACAGTAAAGAAATCATACCAATTATCCGAGATAGCCATTATGATGCCATTATTGTTGTTGATACAAAGGAAGCTTATGGCTGGCTAAGGGGAGCACAGTATGCCGGACCAGTTATTATAGAAGCTCGCACTCCCGAGATTATTAAGCTAGCTCCTCATCTGTCTGATTTCTATGGCATTCAGCCTGTTCAAATTATCGTGCCCTCCTCTTATCAAAAAAGAGTGGTTTCCATGCTATGTGACCCAGTTCCTATAACAGTTATCCATAATGGCGTCGATACGGACTTGTTTCAACCAATTTCTTCTCAAGATAGCACGAAGCCCCTCTTTTGTTCTCGACCTAAATCCAAAAAAATCATTGGTTGGATCGGACGGTTAGACAAACGAAAAAATTGGAAAATGCTACTTAAAATCGCCAAATTGGTGAAAGCAGAACGAGACGATATCGAATTTTGGATTATCGGTGGTAATAAAAGTGTTCAGAAACAAAATTTTTCGACTAAATGGCACGAAAAGGGACTAACTGACATCGTTAGCTGGTTTCCCATTGTCCCTTATCAACAAATGCCCCATGTGTATTCACAAATTCGAGAATCTGGGGGGTGTACACTAGCTACAACACGGGCAGAATCCTTTGGCAATACCTTCATTGAATCCATGGCCTGCGGTGTACCCGTCGTAGCCGCTAGCGTTTCTTCCATACCCGAAATTATCAAACATGGAGAGACTGGACGGCTCTATCAAGAGAATCATGTTCGTGGAGCAGTCAATCAACTGTATCGCTTGCTTGATTCACAGGAAATGCACCAAGCCATGTCTCAAGCATGTACAGAACATGTGGCCGCACATTTTGACATCTCTATCTGTGCAAAACAATATGTTGATTTCTTACATCAAGTGGTAAAGAAAGGGGGTAGCGATTCATGA
- a CDS encoding pyridoxal phosphate-dependent aminotransferase, with product MKLANRVTVLSPSSTLAITAKANEMKRQGIDVVSFGAGEPDFNTPEHIIEAAERAMREGKTKYTATAGIPELLQAISNKYQQEYNLTYSTKQVIVTNGGKHALFNLFMALLNPGDEVIVPIPYWVSYPEMVKVAEGVPVFVEGKESNNFKVTAEQVKQAITPRTRALIINSPSNPTGSIYTRKELEEIVDVCLSHNVLMVSDEIYEKLIYDGHEAVTVASFGKEAYENTVIINGMSKPYSMTGWRMGYALGNEELIRAMVDLSSHSTSNPTSFAQYGALAALTGSQASLEMMRGEFVKRRDRVVDLLNEIEGVTCLKPEGAFYVFPNVAKAMEKQGFANVDDWSKALLEQEKVALIPGSGFGSPENIRISYATSMEQLEKGISRIKHFVEGKSL from the coding sequence ATGAAACTTGCAAATCGAGTCACAGTTCTTTCTCCATCTTCCACTTTGGCCATTACGGCGAAAGCAAACGAAATGAAGCGACAAGGAATTGACGTTGTTAGCTTCGGAGCGGGGGAGCCTGACTTTAATACCCCGGAACATATCATTGAAGCAGCTGAAAGGGCGATGCGTGAAGGGAAAACCAAGTATACCGCAACAGCTGGTATTCCTGAATTGCTACAAGCTATCAGCAACAAGTACCAACAAGAGTATAATTTGACTTACAGCACTAAGCAAGTCATTGTGACCAATGGGGGAAAACACGCCTTGTTTAATCTGTTTATGGCGTTGTTAAACCCTGGTGATGAAGTGATTGTGCCAATCCCTTATTGGGTGAGCTATCCAGAGATGGTGAAGGTAGCAGAGGGGGTTCCTGTTTTTGTTGAAGGTAAGGAATCTAACAATTTTAAGGTGACCGCGGAGCAAGTAAAACAAGCCATTACCCCTCGCACACGTGCACTCATCATCAATTCTCCAAGCAATCCTACTGGTAGCATTTATACACGTAAGGAATTGGAAGAAATTGTGGATGTTTGCTTGTCACATAATGTGTTAATGGTTTCAGATGAAATTTATGAAAAGTTGATCTATGATGGACATGAAGCGGTTACTGTAGCTTCTTTTGGCAAGGAAGCCTACGAAAACACTGTGATTATTAATGGGATGTCCAAACCATATTCCATGACAGGATGGCGCATGGGTTATGCGTTAGGCAATGAGGAATTAATCCGGGCTATGGTAGATTTATCCAGCCATAGCACTTCTAACCCTACGTCATTTGCTCAATATGGTGCGCTAGCGGCATTGACAGGTTCGCAAGCCTCCTTGGAAATGATGCGAGGCGAATTTGTCAAACGCCGTGATCGTGTAGTTGATTTGTTAAATGAAATCGAAGGCGTGACATGCTTAAAGCCAGAGGGAGCTTTCTATGTGTTCCCTAATGTAGCCAAAGCAATGGAAAAACAAGGGTTTGCTAATGTGGATGACTGGAGTAAAGCATTGTTGGAGCAAGAAAAGGTAGCTTTAATCCCAGGTAGTGGCTTTGGTTCCCCTGAAAATATTCGTATTTCATATGCAACATCCATGGAACAATTGGAAAAGGGAATTAGTCGTATCAAGCATTTTGTGGAAGGAAAGTCCCTCTAA
- a CDS encoding asparagine--tRNA ligase: MSLITIGQVGQHVGQEVKIGCWLYNKRSSGKIQFLQLRDGSGFIQGVVVKAEVSEEAWNNAKELTQESSLYITGMVRADDRAPSGYELTVTGVEIIQVTQDYPISLKEHGVDFLMDNRHLWLRAPRQRAAMAVRSEIIRAVYEFFQINGFYKVDPPILTPTSAEGTTNLFHTKYFEEDAYLSQSGQLYMEAAAMALGRVFSFGPTFRAEKSKTRRHLIEFWMIEPEMAFVDHEESLRIQENFVSHIVQSVLKNCQRELKALDRDTTKLEKVKAPFPRITYDDAIKLLQEKGSEIKWGDDFGAPDETMIAEHYDMPVFITHYPTEIKAFYMKPHPDRSDVVLCADLIAPEGYGEIIGGSQRIDDPELLEARFQEHSLSEETYKWYMDLRKYGTVPHSGFGLGLERTVAWVCGLDHVRETIPFPRLLYRLYP, from the coding sequence ATGTCATTAATTACAATTGGTCAGGTCGGGCAACATGTCGGACAAGAAGTCAAGATAGGATGCTGGCTATACAACAAGCGGAGCAGTGGAAAAATCCAATTTCTCCAACTGCGTGACGGCTCCGGATTTATCCAAGGGGTTGTGGTAAAAGCAGAGGTAAGCGAAGAGGCGTGGAACAATGCGAAGGAACTAACGCAAGAAAGTTCTTTGTACATAACAGGGATGGTACGCGCAGATGATCGTGCTCCAAGCGGCTATGAACTAACTGTAACAGGAGTAGAAATCATCCAGGTTACACAAGACTACCCGATTTCACTTAAGGAACACGGTGTAGATTTCTTGATGGATAACCGCCATCTATGGTTACGTGCTCCTCGCCAACGTGCAGCAATGGCTGTGCGTTCGGAAATTATTCGCGCCGTATACGAGTTCTTCCAAATCAATGGATTCTATAAAGTTGATCCACCGATTTTGACTCCTACATCTGCCGAAGGAACCACTAATCTGTTCCATACGAAATACTTTGAAGAAGATGCTTATCTCTCTCAAAGTGGGCAACTGTACATGGAAGCAGCAGCAATGGCATTAGGACGCGTGTTTTCCTTTGGTCCTACATTCCGTGCAGAGAAATCCAAAACACGTCGCCACTTGATTGAGTTCTGGATGATTGAGCCAGAAATGGCATTCGTCGATCATGAAGAAAGCTTACGCATTCAAGAGAATTTTGTATCGCATATTGTGCAGTCCGTTTTAAAAAATTGCCAACGCGAATTGAAAGCTCTAGATCGCGACACTACGAAACTAGAAAAAGTAAAAGCTCCATTCCCACGTATTACATATGATGATGCGATTAAGCTCCTACAAGAAAAAGGTAGCGAGATTAAATGGGGAGATGATTTCGGTGCGCCAGATGAGACTATGATTGCTGAGCATTATGATATGCCTGTCTTCATTACTCACTATCCGACTGAAATCAAGGCATTTTACATGAAGCCACATCCAGATCGTTCAGATGTGGTTCTGTGTGCAGACCTGATTGCACCAGAGGGCTATGGAGAAATTATTGGTGGTAGCCAACGTATTGACGATCCAGAACTACTTGAAGCTCGTTTCCAAGAGCATAGTCTCTCTGAGGAAACCTACAAGTGGTATATGGACTTACGTAAATATGGAACGGTGCCTCATTCTGGATTCGGTTTAGGTTTAGAGAGAACAGTGGCATGGGTTTGTGGATTGGATCACGTTCGTGAAACAATACCATTCCCACGTTTATTGTACAGATTGTATCCATAA
- a CDS encoding ABC transporter permease — protein sequence MKKRYLFLALIILSMCSLFIGVKNITPLDILNFENEQVEIFLISRVPRLISIIVAGISLSICGLIMQQITRNKFVSPTTAGTMDCARLGVLVSLMLFTTESPIVKMIVAFVFALAGTFIFMNILKRIKFKDTIFIPLVGIMFGNIVSSISTFFAYKYDLIQNISSWLQGDFSMVMRGRYELLYFSIPLVIIAFIYANKFTVAGMGEEFAVNLGLNYQRVVNVGLIIIAMISSLVLLTVGMIPFLGLIIPNIVSIYRGDNLRNSLPHTALLGAVFVLACDILGRLVIYPYELSIGLMVGVIGSGIFLYLLMRRNAYAAM from the coding sequence ATGAAAAAGAGATACTTATTTTTAGCATTAATCATTCTATCCATGTGTTCCTTGTTTATCGGGGTCAAAAACATTACTCCGCTTGACATTCTAAATTTTGAAAATGAGCAGGTTGAAATTTTTTTAATCAGTCGCGTTCCACGTTTGATTAGTATTATTGTGGCTGGGATTAGCTTGAGTATCTGCGGTTTAATCATGCAGCAGATCACACGCAACAAATTCGTGTCGCCTACGACTGCTGGAACTATGGATTGCGCCAGATTAGGTGTATTAGTATCGCTCATGTTGTTTACTACGGAGAGTCCGATTGTTAAAATGATCGTCGCATTCGTTTTCGCTCTGGCTGGTACCTTTATCTTTATGAATATCCTTAAAAGAATCAAATTCAAAGATACTATCTTTATTCCCTTGGTAGGTATCATGTTTGGTAACATCGTGAGTTCAATTAGCACCTTCTTTGCTTATAAGTATGACCTAATACAAAATATATCTTCTTGGTTGCAAGGAGACTTCTCCATGGTAATGAGGGGAAGATATGAACTTTTGTACTTCAGTATTCCTCTTGTAATTATCGCCTTTATTTATGCGAATAAGTTCACGGTCGCAGGGATGGGGGAAGAGTTCGCAGTCAATCTAGGACTTAACTATCAGCGTGTGGTCAATGTCGGATTAATCATCATTGCTATGATTTCTTCCTTGGTGTTGCTCACGGTTGGAATGATTCCATTCCTCGGCTTGATTATTCCTAACATCGTTTCCATCTATCGTGGGGACAATCTACGGAACAGTCTACCGCATACAGCCTTACTCGGAGCCGTATTTGTCCTAGCTTGTGATATATTAGGACGTCTTGTTATTTATCCTTATGAGTTATCTATTGGGCTTATGGTCGGGGTTATCGGCAGTGGAATATTCCTGTACTTACTCATGAGGAGAAATGCATATGCAGCAATGTAG
- a CDS encoding iron ABC transporter permease gives MQQCRRMLSILAMIALVLIGLFIFYKMNANNWDYVLPKRSKNVLAIILTGGAIAFSSVVFQTITNNRILTPSVIGLDSLYMFIQTVVVFVFGSMHITIMNKNVNFILSVGLMIIFSSILFKALFKGEGRNIFFLLLVGIIFGTFFSSLSSFMQMLIDPNEFQIVQDKMFASFNNVNTDILILSVIGIAIAGGYVFTQIKFLDVISLGRDQAINLGIDYDRVVKRLLIVIAVLVSISTALVGPITFLGLLVANLAREYLKVFQHKYLLIGSMLISTIALVGGQFIVERAFQFSTPLSVIINFIGGMYFLYLLLKENKAW, from the coding sequence ATGCAGCAATGTAGAAGAATGTTAAGCATCCTTGCAATGATAGCACTCGTCTTGATCGGGCTGTTTATCTTCTACAAGATGAATGCGAATAACTGGGATTATGTACTTCCCAAACGAAGTAAGAATGTGCTTGCCATCATTTTGACCGGGGGAGCGATCGCTTTCTCATCCGTTGTGTTCCAAACTATAACTAATAACCGAATCTTAACTCCTAGCGTTATCGGATTAGATTCGCTCTATATGTTTATTCAGACAGTTGTTGTCTTCGTATTTGGTTCCATGCATATTACAATTATGAATAAAAACGTTAATTTTATCCTATCGGTAGGTCTCATGATTATATTTTCAAGCATTCTATTTAAAGCGTTGTTTAAAGGCGAGGGAAGGAATATCTTTTTCTTGCTTCTAGTGGGGATTATTTTTGGAACGTTCTTCTCTAGTTTATCTTCCTTTATGCAAATGCTGATTGATCCAAATGAGTTTCAGATCGTTCAGGACAAAATGTTTGCTAGTTTTAACAACGTCAACACCGATATCTTGATTCTATCTGTGATCGGAATTGCGATAGCTGGTGGGTATGTCTTTACACAGATAAAATTCCTTGATGTCATTTCCTTGGGGAGAGATCAAGCGATTAATTTAGGAATTGATTACGACCGAGTCGTTAAAAGATTGCTTATCGTGATTGCGGTGCTTGTTTCCATTTCAACCGCATTGGTTGGCCCGATTACTTTTCTGGGCTTATTGGTAGCAAATTTGGCACGTGAATATTTAAAGGTGTTTCAGCACAAGTATTTGCTGATCGGCTCTATGCTCATTAGTACCATTGCTTTAGTTGGAGGACAGTTCATCGTGGAGCGAGCCTTTCAATTCTCGACACCGCTCAGTGTCATCATCAATTTCATCGGTGGCATGTACTTCTTATATCTGCTGTTAAAGGAGAATAAAGCATGGTAG
- a CDS encoding ATP-binding cassette domain-containing protein — protein MVEVKNVTKFYGNKPVVENISVTIEKGSITSFIGPNGAGKSTLLSMISRLLKKDEGEVYIEGQEISKWNSKDLAKKISILKQSNHINIRLTVKELVSFGRFPYSQGNLSPEDWKYVEEAISYMELEGMQDKFLDQLSGGQRQRAYIAMVIAQNTDYILLDEPLNNLDMKHSVQIMKTLRRLVAELGKTIIIVIHDINFASCYSDYIVALKDGKVIKEGSTQEIINPKVLQDLYEMDFNIQNIEGNDICVYFA, from the coding sequence ATGGTAGAAGTAAAAAACGTAACAAAATTCTATGGCAATAAGCCCGTTGTTGAAAATATATCGGTGACGATTGAAAAGGGAAGTATCACTTCCTTTATCGGTCCAAATGGTGCTGGAAAAAGTACATTGCTGTCCATGATAAGTCGCTTACTCAAGAAGGATGAAGGCGAAGTTTACATTGAAGGGCAAGAGATAAGCAAATGGAACAGCAAGGATTTGGCAAAAAAAATCTCGATCTTAAAGCAATCCAACCATATTAATATTCGTCTAACCGTAAAAGAATTGGTTAGCTTTGGTCGCTTTCCTTATTCGCAAGGCAATTTATCACCAGAGGATTGGAAATATGTTGAAGAAGCGATTTCGTATATGGAACTGGAAGGGATGCAGGACAAATTTTTGGATCAACTAAGTGGTGGACAAAGACAACGAGCTTACATTGCCATGGTTATTGCACAGAACACAGACTATATTTTGCTGGATGAGCCATTAAATAATTTAGATATGAAGCATTCGGTGCAAATCATGAAAACATTGAGACGTTTGGTAGCCGAATTAGGCAAGACGATCATCATTGTAATTCATGATATTAACTTTGCTTCTTGTTATTCGGATTATATTGTGGCATTAAAAGATGGCAAAGTAATCAAAGAGGGTTCTACCCAAGAAATCATTAACCCAAAAGTCTTGCAGGACTTGTATGAAATGGATTTCAATATCCAAAACATCGAAGGCAACGACATCTGTGTCTATTTCGCTTAA
- a CDS encoding siderophore ABC transporter substrate-binding protein, producing MKKLAMVFATFMLALVTAACGTNNATDKTSGAQADATKEAAAPAEITVKHELGETVVKKNPQKVVVFDFGALDTMDALGVEVAGIPQKSLPSYLDKYKDAKYINVGGLKEPDFEKIHEVKPDLIIISGRQSDQYDEFKKIAPTIYMGIDDKKYMESFTTNVKTLGQIFEKEAKADEELAKIEKEIKDLHEKVKADDKKALVILANDGKVSAYGSTSRFGIIHDVFGFKQADDKIETSTHGQSVSFEYILEKNPDYIFVVDRTAAVEGKSAAKQVVENDIVKKTNAFKNNKIIYLDPGYWYLSGGGLESVSEMLKETASVYK from the coding sequence TTGAAGAAATTAGCAATGGTATTTGCTACATTTATGTTAGCGTTGGTTACTGCAGCTTGCGGTACTAATAATGCTACGGATAAAACATCTGGTGCTCAAGCAGATGCAACAAAAGAAGCGGCTGCTCCAGCAGAAATTACTGTAAAACACGAATTGGGTGAAACAGTAGTAAAGAAAAACCCACAAAAAGTAGTTGTTTTTGACTTTGGTGCACTTGACACTATGGATGCATTGGGTGTAGAAGTAGCTGGTATTCCACAAAAAAGCCTACCTAGCTATCTAGATAAATACAAAGATGCAAAATATATCAACGTTGGTGGTTTGAAAGAACCTGACTTTGAAAAAATTCACGAAGTAAAACCTGATCTAATCATCATTTCTGGTCGTCAATCCGATCAATACGATGAGTTTAAAAAGATTGCTCCAACGATCTACATGGGTATAGATGACAAGAAGTACATGGAATCTTTCACTACAAATGTAAAAACATTAGGTCAAATCTTTGAAAAAGAAGCAAAAGCTGACGAAGAATTAGCTAAAATTGAAAAAGAAATTAAAGATCTACATGAAAAAGTAAAAGCTGACGACAAAAAAGCGTTAGTAATTCTTGCTAACGATGGCAAAGTAAGTGCTTATGGTTCTACTTCCCGTTTTGGTATCATTCATGACGTGTTTGGTTTCAAACAAGCAGATGATAAAATCGAAACTTCTACACACGGACAAAGTGTTTCTTTCGAGTATATCTTGGAGAAAAACCCAGATTATATTTTCGTAGTTGACCGTACTGCGGCTGTAGAGGGTAAATCTGCTGCGAAACAAGTAGTAGAAAACGATATCGTTAAGAAAACCAATGCGTTTAAAAATAATAAGATCATTTACCTTGACCCAGGCTACTGGTACCTATCTGGTGGCGGATTAGAGTCTGTATCTGAAATGCTAAAAGAAACAGCTTCTGTTTATAAATAA
- a CDS encoding DnaD domain protein, with product MDRQIRQLLQEGSTSVSNLLLKNYKRMSLADEEMMLIIHLLSFQQEGNQFPTLSQLEDRLSMSGLRLIQLLQKMMKDQWIGIDENVDQQTGFRSESYNLSVVYDRLFDCLKQTYQVQREAFGDSRREVAASSHMDIPGGPADTMLFSLDEEQQPDSLYSQFEQIFGRPLSPIEVETLQIWVQEDGYAEELIIAALREAHSVGKLFIRYIDRILLEWQRNQVNSVEEAREYSQRFRRQVAVKEGR from the coding sequence ATGGATCGACAAATAAGACAACTGTTACAAGAGGGCTCTACGTCTGTCTCTAATTTATTATTAAAGAATTATAAAAGGATGTCATTGGCGGACGAAGAGATGATGTTAATTATCCACCTCTTGTCATTTCAGCAAGAAGGGAATCAATTTCCCACGTTATCGCAGCTTGAGGATCGGCTTTCCATGTCTGGATTGCGTTTAATACAATTGTTACAGAAAATGATGAAGGATCAATGGATTGGCATTGATGAGAATGTTGATCAGCAAACAGGGTTCCGTTCGGAAAGCTATAATCTTTCCGTTGTCTACGATCGTTTGTTTGACTGCTTGAAACAAACCTATCAAGTACAACGTGAAGCATTTGGGGATTCCAGACGGGAAGTAGCAGCTTCCTCTCATATGGATATACCAGGCGGACCGGCTGATACGATGCTATTTTCATTAGATGAGGAGCAGCAACCAGATAGCTTGTACTCTCAATTCGAACAAATATTTGGCCGACCGCTGTCCCCTATTGAAGTAGAAACCTTACAAATTTGGGTGCAAGAGGATGGGTATGCGGAAGAGCTTATTATAGCTGCCTTACGAGAGGCACATTCTGTTGGCAAACTATTTATCCGTTATATTGACCGTATTTTGTTGGAGTGGCAACGCAACCAAGTCAACTCTGTTGAAGAGGCAAGAGAATATAGTCAGCGCTTCCGTCGCCAAGTGGCCGTAAAAGAGGGACGGTAG